The nucleotide sequence CGATTTCAACAGCTGCCTTTGCACTTGTATTCCCGGCACATGATTGCTGAATGATTTTTGAAAGCCTATTAAGGCAGGTGATTCTCTGGCCAATCAATTGAGGAGCGATTATCTGTTCAATGACACTTGAGATCCCTTCTGTTGAGTCTCCCGTAATAGCGACTGTTGGTGCAGCCGCTCCTACTCCTGTCAGGCCATTTTCCAATTGAATTGTGACAAAGATATTGTCAATTTCTGTTGCTGTGCGTAAAGCTGTTTTAAAAGGTTTGACCAATGAAAGTTTTTCTACAGAAACAGCTAGTTTGCTAATATACATGATGACATCCTTTCCTTACAGCGCAGATAAAATATAAGAAGTGAAAATTCCATAATATGTGCCGAGCAAACTACCGAGCACGGCCATTAAAATACCTACCGGGATCAGTGTCCTGTTAAAGGAACCGGCTAAGATTGGTGCCGAAGCGACACCGCCAATGTTGGCAAGTGAAGCGACTCCCATTGTAAATAGATCTAACTTAAAGACTTTCGCCAGAATAACCATAATTACACCATGGAAGAACATAATCATGAAACCGGAGATAATGTAAACTGGCGCCTGGAACAATTGCGAAAAGTCGGCATGGGAGGCAATCAACCCGATGACAATGTAGAGCATTACTTTCGAAATTTCCATAGAGCCCGGCAGTTTGCCTACCTTCGTCATTGCCAATATAAGGCCAACAGCAGAGGCGATAATGATTGTCCACGTAGTTGCATTGACAGCAGCCCCGAGTTCAGGAAGGCTGTCTCCTATTTTCGTTGCAGCTGCGGAGACGAATAAGGCGAGTGCCAGAAAGCCAATTAACTCTACAAAGCCGATCGGCTGTTTGTCGCCGTTATCTTCTGCTTCCAGCTGAGCTGTAATTTCATCAATATAAGAAGTGTCCGCTTTCGTCCACTTGTTGAACTTTAAGGCAAACGGCACAAGCCAGAATAAGAACATAACCCAAACGGAATAATTGACGGTATCCATGATCAGGGCGTACCCAAAAATATTTTCCGGAACATCTAAAATTCCTTGAAGAATGACCATATTGGCTGATCCGCCTGTCCAGCTCGCACTGAGTGCAGAAAATGCCTTCCATGTTCCTTCGGCATAAAATCCTTGAAGAAGCACATAAGTGATGGTAAATCCAGCGATAATACTGAGCGATGCAGCGAAAAATGTCAGCAGCATTTTTGGTCCTAGGCGGATAATTTTTCTTAAATCACAGTGAAGCAGCATGAGCATAAGCATCGCTGGCAACAGTAAACCGCGCACGGTCCCGTAAGCGGTTTCAACAGACTCACTAGCAGAGAAGAAACCAAAAGTTTTCATTAAAGCAGCTCCAATATAAATGAGAACAATGCCGGGCACATACTTAAAGAACTTCCCACCAATCGTTTTTTCTGCAATGGCAATGACAGCCGTAAATGTCAGCAAAAAACAAACAAACATAACACCATCTTGAATCATCTATAATTCCTCCTTTAAAAAATAAAAAATCCA is from Bacillus sp. PK3_68 and encodes:
- a CDS encoding DUF819 family protein, translating into MIQDGVMFVCFLLTFTAVIAIAEKTIGGKFFKYVPGIVLIYIGAALMKTFGFFSASESVETAYGTVRGLLLPAMLMLMLLHCDLRKIIRLGPKMLLTFFAASLSIIAGFTITYVLLQGFYAEGTWKAFSALSASWTGGSANMVILQGILDVPENIFGYALIMDTVNYSVWVMFLFWLVPFALKFNKWTKADTSYIDEITAQLEAEDNGDKQPIGFVELIGFLALALFVSAAATKIGDSLPELGAAVNATTWTIIIASAVGLILAMTKVGKLPGSMEISKVMLYIVIGLIASHADFSQLFQAPVYIISGFMIMFFHGVIMVILAKVFKLDLFTMGVASLANIGGVASAPILAGSFNRTLIPVGILMAVLGSLLGTYYGIFTSYILSAL